In a genomic window of Weissella tructae:
- a CDS encoding 3'-5' exoribonuclease YhaM family protein, with the protein MDQLKDFKFDEKFDAFVLLKEADVRTTSQGKPYLAVEVADRSMEVRGMLWDINPEETHTLTPGIVVRISAVKQMYQERPQLKVLAIRPAAVGEPQNPADYMQAAPVRAAEMEEEVSKILFQILNPTWQRVVRHLVTKYHDAFYQFPAAKSNHHAFAGGLAFHSLSIAHLAEAIVAQYKDVNASLLYAGALLHDLGKVIELSGPVATKYTTAGNLIGHITLIDEQIVIASQELGLDLYSEDMLVLRHTVLAHHGVLEYGSPVRPLVKEANILHQLDELDAAMQSFDNALSDTEPGTFSGRQWALDQRSVYRPNLDN; encoded by the coding sequence ATGGATCAGCTAAAAGATTTTAAATTTGATGAAAAATTCGATGCATTTGTTTTGTTAAAAGAAGCGGATGTGCGAACAACGAGCCAAGGGAAGCCATATTTGGCAGTTGAAGTGGCGGACCGTTCAATGGAAGTCCGCGGTATGTTGTGGGATATTAATCCTGAGGAGACACATACTTTAACGCCCGGGATTGTAGTCCGTATTTCTGCAGTTAAGCAGATGTATCAAGAGCGTCCACAATTGAAGGTGTTAGCCATTCGTCCTGCTGCAGTAGGAGAACCACAAAATCCAGCTGACTACATGCAAGCAGCACCTGTACGGGCAGCTGAAATGGAAGAAGAAGTTTCAAAAATCTTATTCCAAATTTTGAATCCGACATGGCAAAGAGTCGTGCGCCATTTAGTAACGAAGTATCATGACGCGTTTTATCAATTTCCAGCGGCTAAATCAAATCACCACGCCTTTGCTGGTGGGTTGGCTTTCCATTCCCTTTCAATTGCACATTTAGCAGAAGCAATTGTGGCACAGTATAAAGATGTGAATGCTAGTCTATTGTATGCAGGTGCACTATTACATGATTTAGGGAAAGTGATTGAATTAAGTGGACCAGTCGCGACAAAATATACAACCGCCGGTAATTTAATCGGGCATATTACATTGATTGATGAGCAAATCGTGATTGCAAGTCAAGAATTAGGTTTGGATCTATATAGTGAAGATATGCTTGTTTTGCGTCATACGGTATTAGCACATCATGGTGTACTGGAGTATGGTTCACCAGTACGTCCGCTTGTGAAAGAAGCGAATATTTTACATCAATTAGACGAATTGGATGCTGCAATGCAGAGTTTTGATAATGCTCTGTCAGACACAGAACCAGGGACTTTTTCCGGTCGCCAATGGGCTTTGGACCAACGTAGTGTTTACCGACCAAATTTGGATAATTAA
- the gntK gene encoding gluconokinase, whose translation MDYLIGVDLGTTSTKAVLFDTAGKVIATANHGYKLYRDEPDMAEEDLDEIYRAFIEAVQEVASKATDGKVLAVSFSSAMHSLIAFDADWNPLTRVITWADNRAVKYTEELRETGLGQEIYSKTGTPIHPMAPLSKVIWLKNEKPDIYNNAAHYLGIKEYLFHRLFGANKMDISIASGTGLFNIFELDWDAQALEVTGLSKEQLPQPVEPYEIERGLSDKMADVLGLDKDTAFVYGAGDGPLSNMGVNAIQPGVAAVTIGTSGAIRVVTDAPKIDPKGRTFTYALDKAHWVVGGPVNNGGDVFRWARDNMFDAEKSTADLMGMSSYDLITEIASKVPAGADGLLFHPYLGGERAPIWDANARGSFFGLTHNHTRAHMVRAVLEGIIFNIYMVSLALEEVTGELKSVQATGGFARSALWRQMMADIFEQTVTVPTAFESGALAATVMAQKALGMVDNIEVIGTMVGESKDYEPKPENYEVYRALAPIFIRLSRHLQPEYKNIADFQRKYVKNDDK comes from the coding sequence ATGGATTACTTAATTGGAGTTGATTTAGGTACAACGTCAACTAAAGCAGTTTTGTTCGATACAGCAGGGAAGGTTATTGCTACTGCAAATCATGGTTACAAGTTATATCGTGATGAACCCGATATGGCGGAAGAAGATCTAGACGAGATTTACCGTGCATTTATTGAGGCTGTCCAAGAAGTCGCAAGTAAGGCAACTGATGGTAAGGTATTGGCTGTTTCATTTAGTTCAGCTATGCATTCATTAATTGCGTTTGATGCTGATTGGAACCCATTAACACGTGTGATTACTTGGGCCGACAATCGTGCCGTTAAGTACACTGAAGAACTACGTGAAACTGGCTTGGGTCAAGAAATTTATAGTAAGACTGGAACGCCAATTCACCCAATGGCACCTTTATCAAAGGTTATTTGGTTGAAGAATGAGAAGCCAGATATCTACAATAACGCTGCCCACTACCTAGGAATTAAGGAATACTTGTTCCACCGTTTGTTTGGTGCAAACAAGATGGATATTTCTATTGCGTCTGGAACAGGACTATTCAACATTTTCGAATTGGACTGGGATGCACAAGCATTGGAAGTTACCGGACTTTCAAAGGAACAATTGCCACAACCAGTTGAACCTTATGAAATTGAACGCGGTCTATCAGATAAGATGGCTGATGTTTTGGGATTGGACAAGGATACTGCGTTTGTTTATGGAGCCGGTGACGGTCCATTATCAAACATGGGAGTTAATGCTATTCAACCAGGTGTTGCGGCTGTTACGATTGGAACATCAGGAGCCATTCGTGTTGTGACTGATGCACCAAAGATTGATCCAAAGGGACGTACATTTACGTATGCTTTGGATAAGGCTCACTGGGTTGTCGGTGGACCAGTTAACAATGGAGGAGATGTTTTCCGTTGGGCACGTGACAACATGTTCGATGCGGAAAAGTCTACTGCTGATTTAATGGGAATGAGCTCATATGACTTGATCACTGAAATTGCAAGCAAGGTACCAGCCGGTGCAGATGGTTTGCTATTCCACCCATACCTTGGTGGTGAACGTGCACCAATCTGGGACGCGAATGCGCGTGGATCATTCTTTGGTTTGACACACAATCATACTCGTGCTCACATGGTACGTGCCGTTCTTGAAGGTATTATCTTCAATATCTACATGGTTTCTTTGGCACTTGAAGAAGTTACTGGCGAATTGAAGTCAGTTCAAGCAACTGGTGGATTTGCACGTTCAGCTCTATGGCGACAAATGATGGCTGATATCTTTGAACAAACAGTAACTGTGCCAACTGCGTTTGAATCAGGTGCGTTGGCCGCAACTGTTATGGCGCAAAAGGCCCTAGGGATGGTTGATAATATTGAAGTGATTGGGACAATGGTTGGGGAATCTAAGGATTACGAACCAAAGCCTGAAAATTACGAAGTATATCGTGCCTTGGCACCGATCTTCATTCGTTTGTCACGTCATCTACAACCTGAATACAAGAACATTGCTGATTTTCAGCGCAAATATGTGAAAAACGACGATAAGTAA